From a single Piliocolobus tephrosceles isolate RC106 chromosome 21, ASM277652v3, whole genome shotgun sequence genomic region:
- the ZNF576 gene encoding zinc finger protein 576 isoform X1, producing the protein MEDPNPEENMKQQDSPKERSPQSPGGNICPRTVLLFGCPALAKNLAHSTLNVNCWYDSGVQERSWRLLLASPDLSAHPSGHLGAPKCTRCLITFADSKFQERHMKREHPADFVAQKLQGVLFICFTCARSFPSSKALITHQRSHGPAAKPTPLVATTTAQPTFPCPDCGKTFGQAASLRRHRQMHEARAPPGTFACTECGQDFAQEAGLHQHYIRHARGEL; encoded by the exons ATGGAGGACCCGAACCCTGAAGAGAACATGAAGCAGCAGGATTCACCCAAGGAGAGAAGTCcccagagcccaggaggcaaCATCT GTCCAAGAACAGTTCTCCTGTTTGGTTGTCCAGCATTAGCAAAGAACCTAGCACACAGCACACTCAATGTTAATTGTTGGTATGATTCTGGGGTTCAGGAGAGGTCCTGGAGACTCCTGCTGGCCTCCCCTGACCTCTCCGCACATCCCTCAGGCCACCTGGGGGCCCCGAAGTGCACCCGCTGCCTCATCACCTTCGCAGATTCCAAGTTCCAGGAACGTCACATGAAGCGGGAGCACCCAGCGGACTTCGTGGCCCAGAAGCTGCAGGGGGTCCTTTTCATCTGCTTCACCTGCGCCcgctccttcccctcctccaaaGCCTTAATCACCCACCAGCGCAGCCACGGTCCAGCCGCCAAGCCCACCCCACTGGTTGCAACCACTACTGCCCAGCCCACCTTCCCTTGTCCTGACTGTGGCAAGACCTTTGGGCAGGCTGCTTCTCTGAGGCGGCACCGCCAGATGCATGAGGCCCGTGCCCCTCCTGGCACCTTCGCCTGTACAGAGTGCGGTCAGGACTTTGCTCAGGAAGCAGGGCTGCATCAACACTACATTCGGCATGCCCGAGGGGAGCTCTGA
- the ZNF576 gene encoding zinc finger protein 576 isoform X2 — MEDPNPEENMKQQDSPKERSPQSPGGNICHLGAPKCTRCLITFADSKFQERHMKREHPADFVAQKLQGVLFICFTCARSFPSSKALITHQRSHGPAAKPTPLVATTTAQPTFPCPDCGKTFGQAASLRRHRQMHEARAPPGTFACTECGQDFAQEAGLHQHYIRHARGEL, encoded by the exons ATGGAGGACCCGAACCCTGAAGAGAACATGAAGCAGCAGGATTCACCCAAGGAGAGAAGTCcccagagcccaggaggcaaCATCT GCCACCTGGGGGCCCCGAAGTGCACCCGCTGCCTCATCACCTTCGCAGATTCCAAGTTCCAGGAACGTCACATGAAGCGGGAGCACCCAGCGGACTTCGTGGCCCAGAAGCTGCAGGGGGTCCTTTTCATCTGCTTCACCTGCGCCcgctccttcccctcctccaaaGCCTTAATCACCCACCAGCGCAGCCACGGTCCAGCCGCCAAGCCCACCCCACTGGTTGCAACCACTACTGCCCAGCCCACCTTCCCTTGTCCTGACTGTGGCAAGACCTTTGGGCAGGCTGCTTCTCTGAGGCGGCACCGCCAGATGCATGAGGCCCGTGCCCCTCCTGGCACCTTCGCCTGTACAGAGTGCGGTCAGGACTTTGCTCAGGAAGCAGGGCTGCATCAACACTACATTCGGCATGCCCGAGGGGAGCTCTGA
- the IRGQ gene encoding immunity-related GTPase family Q protein, with protein sequence MPPPQGDVTALFLGPPGLGKSALIASLCDKDVETLEAPEGRPDSGVPSLRAAGPGLFLGELSCPPAAPGPWAAEANVLVLVLPGPEGNGEPLAAALGEAARAALARGTPLLAVRNLRPGDSQTAAQARDQTAALLNSAGLGAADLFVLPANCSSSDGCEELERLRAALQNQAEALRRLLPPAQDGFEVLGAAELEAVREAFETGGLEAALSWVRSGLERLGSARLDLAVAGKADVGLVVDMLLGLDPGDPGAAPASVPTGPTPFPAPERPNVVLWTVPLGPTGTATTAAAASHPAHYDALILVTSGAPTEKDWAQVQALVLPDAPLVCVRTDGEGEDPECLGEGKMEKPNAESLKNAGGGGLENALSKGREKCSAGSQKAGSGEGPGKAGSEGLQQVVGMKKSGGGDSERAAVLSPEDETWEVLEEAPPPVFPLRPGGLPGLCEWLRRALPPAQAGALLLALPPASPSAARTKAAALRAGAWRPALLASLAAAAAPLPGLGWACDVALLRGQLAEWRRGLGLEPAALARRERALGLAPGELAARAHFPGPVTRAEVEARLGAWAGEGTAGGAALGALSFLWPAGGAAATGGLGYRAAHGVLLQALDEMRADAEAVLAPPEPAQ encoded by the exons ATGCCTCCGCCGCAGGGTGACGTGACTGCCTTGTTCCTGGGGCCTCCTGGCTTGGGGAAGTCCGCGCTGATCGCATCGCTGTGCGACAAGGATGTGGAGACGCTCGAGGCCCCCGAGGGACGTCCGGACTCCGGGGTCCCCAGCCTAAGAGCTGCGGGCCCAGGCCTTTTTCTGGGCGAGCTGAGCTGCCCACCCGCAGCGCCGGGGCCCTGGGCGGCGGAAGCCAACGTGCTGGTACTGGTGCTGCCCGGACCCGAGGGGAACGGGGAACCCTTGGCTGCAGCCCTGGGAGAGGCAGCGCGGGCCGCTCTGGCCCGAGGGACCCCGCTGCTGGCTGTGCGGAACCTCCGTCCTGGGGATTCACAGACTGCAGCCCAGGCCCGTGATCAGACAGCAGCTCTGCTGAACAGCGCGGGGTTGGGAGCTGCGGATCTGTTTGTGCTGCCGGCGAACTGCAGCAGCAGCGATGGCTGCGAGGAGCTAGAGCGCCTCCGGGCGGCGCTGCAGAACCAGGCAGAAGCGCTGCGGAG GCTCCTGCCCCCGGCCCAGGATGGCTTCGAGGTGCTGGGTGCAGCAGAGCTGGAGGCTGTGCGTGAGGCCTTTGAGACCGGCGGCCTGGAGGCTGCGCTGTCGTGGGTGCGCTCAGGCCTGGAGCGCCTGGGCAGTGCACGGCTAGACCTGGCCGTGGCCGGCAAGGCTGACGTGGGCCTTGTGGTGGACATGCTGCTTGGATTGGATCCTGGCGACCCAGGTGCTGCGCCTGCTTCGGTGCCCACGGGGCCCACTCCCTTCCCGGCCCCAGAGCGCCCGAATGTGGTGCTCTGGACTGTACCTCTGGGCCCCACAGGCACTGCCACCACCGCGGCTGCAGCCTCTCACCCAGCGCACTACGACGCCCTCATCCTCGTCACCTCTGGGGCCCCCACTGAGAAGGACTGGGCCCAGGTCCAGGCCTTGGTGCTACCAGATGCGCCTCTTGTCTGCGTGCGCACAGACGGTGAGGGCGAGGATCCGGAGTGTCTGGGAGAAGGCAAGATGGAGAAACCCAACGCCGAGAGCTTAAAGAACGCAGGCGGAGGGGGATTGGAGAATGCACTCAGTAAGGGAAGGGAGAAATGTAGCGCTGGATCGCAGAAAGCAGGCAGCGGGGAAGGTCCTGGGAAAGCTGGCAGCGAGGGTTTGCAGCAGGTTGTCGGCATGAAGAAATCAGGTGGTGGCGACTCAGAGCGGGCCGCGGTGTTAAGCCCGGAAGACGAGACGTGGGAGGTGTTGGAGGAGGCACCGCCGCCCGTGTTCCCCCTACGGCCTGGTGGACTCCCAGGGCTATGCGAATGGCTGCGGCGAGCGCTCCCCCCAGCCCAGGCAGGGGCGCTGCTGCTGGCACTGCCACCAGCATCTCCCAGCGCTGCCCGAACCAAGGCTGCGGCGTTGCGGGCCGGGGCGTGGAGGCCAGCTCTGCTGGCTAGTCTGGCAGCGGCGGCGGCACCActcccagggctgggctgggcatgcGACGTGGCACTTCTGCGGGGTCAGCTGGCGGAGTGGCGACGGGGCCTGGGACTGGAACCTGCGGCACTGGCTCGACGTGAGCGTGCCCTGGGCCTGGCTCCTGGGGAGCTGGCAGCGCGCGCTCATTTCCCAGGCCCGGTGACGCGCGCCGAGGTCGAAGCAAGGCTGGGCGCCTGGGCGGGCGAGGGCACTGCTGGGGGTGCAGCACTGGGTGCTCTCTCCTTCCTGTGGCCTGCGGGTGGCGCAGCAGCGACAGGTGGCCTGGGCTACCGAGCAGCTCACGGCGTACTGCTGCAGGCTCTGGATGAGATGCGGGCTGATGCTGAGGCTGTGCTGGCACCCCCGGAGCCTGCCCAGTGA
- the PINLYP gene encoding phospholipase A2 inhibitor and Ly6/PLAUR domain-containing protein gives MWVRTRPSSASYKSWGPGTADTHTMRPSRRQGTLLPDFVLLCTLLGLGCPLRCEICKAPGSRCHGQMRTCSSDKDTCMLLVGKATSKGKEWVHTYKGCIRSQDCYSGVVSTTMGPKDYMVTRSFCCQSDGCNSASLSVPLTDRTENGLMCPACTATFRDKCMGPMTRCTGQENHCVSLSGHVQAGIFKPRFAMRGCATESMCFAKPGAELPTGTHVLFLHHTECTHSPWKAI, from the exons ATGTGGGTACGGACCCGCCCCTCCTCAGCTTCCTATAAAAGCTGGGGACCAGGTACTGCCGATACACACACCATGAGGCCCTCCAGGAGACAAGGGACGCTTCTGCCAGACTTCGTGCTGCTCTGCACCCTCCTGGGTCTTG GGTGCCCACTACGCTGCGAAATATGTAAGGCGCCCGGGAGCAGGTGCCATGGCCAAATGAGGACCTGCAGCAGCGACAAGGACACATGCATGCTCCTGGTGGGGAAGGCTACTTCAA AGGGCAAGGAGTGGGTGCACACCTACAAGGGCTGCATCAGGTCCCAAGACTGCTACTCCGGCGTTGTATCCACCACCATGGGCCCCAAGGACTACATGGTAACCAGATCCTTCTGCTGCCAGAGCGACGGCTGCAACAGTGCCTCTTTGTCCG TTCCCTTGACCGATCGTACTGAGAATGGCCTGATGTGCCCTGCCTGCACTGCAACCTTCAGGGACAAATGCATGGGGCCCATGACCCGCTGTACTGGCCAGGAAAACCACTGCGTCTCCTTATCTGGACACGTGCAGGCTG GTATCTTCAAACCCAGATTTGCCATGCGGGGCTGTGCTACAGAGAGTATGTGCTTCGCCAAGCCTGGTGCTGAACTGCCCACAGGCACCCATGTCCTCTTCCTCCACCATACGGAGTGCACTCACTCCCCCTGGAAAGCTATCTGA